The Sphingobacterium bambusae genome includes a window with the following:
- a CDS encoding DUF1016 N-terminal domain-containing protein — protein sequence MDKRFTDIIQLIQQSRNNAIKAVNIELITLYWNIGTYVKQKLSVAEWV from the coding sequence ATGGATAAGAGGTTTACCGATATCATACAACTTATACAGCAATCGCGGAACAATGCGATAAAGGCGGTTAATATCGAGCTTATTACCTTATATTGGAATATAGGGACATACGTCAAACAAAAATTGTCTGTTGCCGAATGGGTGTAA
- a CDS encoding alpha-L-fucosidase yields MKRLFFICLSIFFLSPCFAQNDLVTDDESSSYNLNKPERMEWLRNTGAGLFVHFSVDAQLGIVISHALVGASKEFEHKFFEELPKTFNPSRFDPQELAILAKLAGMKYIVFTTKHHSGFCMWDTKTTAFNIMNTPYGKDLLKEYVDATRAAGLGVGYYFSPEDFLFLREHQIPINRPAQPLTPELAKAYDAYTRQQCEELLTNYGKIDVLFIDGDPKEVVKEVSWRLQPDILITRGAIKTPEQVLPGTQIDEPWLSCITMGTAWQYQPTNDRYKSGTELLQLLIEARAKGGSLLLNVGPKPNGELPIEQEERLREMAAWHFVNREAMDSVRGWVVSHEQNIWFTAKNDRKTLYAIVTEAQDWKEGTRQKFLIQSAKATAKTSVSVLGQNSEVIEYKSDDVTCYFEQTAQGLQVSVVKAQRLYDDHRWPNPVVIKIDGVEPVIDRAVNVETGASETTATGVKLEGMVHDFDGKASKAYFYYRPYAGQVETLYAGKWLKTKEVAIAKDGKFQIVAPELKKGQQYEYKAVAIQSGLSVEAESKIYRGN; encoded by the coding sequence ATGAAGAGACTATTTTTTATTTGTTTATCCATCTTTTTTCTATCGCCTTGTTTTGCACAAAATGATTTGGTAACCGATGATGAATCGAGTAGCTACAATCTTAACAAACCCGAACGCATGGAGTGGCTGCGAAATACTGGAGCCGGATTATTTGTCCATTTTAGTGTGGATGCGCAATTAGGCATTGTTATCAGTCACGCCTTGGTGGGTGCATCAAAAGAATTTGAGCATAAATTTTTTGAGGAGTTACCTAAAACGTTTAACCCATCTCGTTTTGACCCGCAGGAGCTTGCCATTTTAGCAAAACTTGCCGGCATGAAATATATTGTGTTTACCACAAAGCACCACAGCGGTTTTTGCATGTGGGATACAAAAACTACCGCTTTTAATATTATGAATACGCCCTATGGGAAAGACTTGCTAAAAGAATATGTCGATGCGACGCGAGCAGCAGGTTTGGGCGTTGGCTATTATTTCTCTCCGGAAGATTTCCTGTTCCTACGTGAACATCAAATTCCGATTAATAGACCGGCTCAGCCCTTGACACCGGAACTAGCCAAAGCCTATGATGCATACACAAGACAACAGTGCGAAGAACTCTTGACCAATTATGGGAAAATTGACGTTTTGTTTATCGATGGTGATCCGAAAGAAGTTGTAAAAGAAGTGAGTTGGCGCTTGCAGCCGGATATCTTGATTACGCGCGGAGCCATCAAAACACCGGAGCAAGTGTTGCCGGGAACGCAAATTGATGAACCCTGGTTATCGTGTATTACGATGGGAACGGCTTGGCAATATCAACCAACCAACGATCGCTACAAATCGGGTACCGAATTGCTGCAATTGTTAATTGAAGCCCGAGCGAAAGGAGGATCCTTGTTGTTAAATGTCGGGCCTAAGCCCAATGGGGAACTTCCTATCGAACAAGAAGAGCGCTTACGCGAAATGGCAGCTTGGCATTTCGTGAACCGGGAAGCTATGGATAGCGTACGTGGGTGGGTGGTTAGTCATGAGCAAAATATTTGGTTTACCGCAAAGAACGATAGGAAAACGCTGTACGCGATTGTCACAGAGGCACAGGACTGGAAAGAAGGAACACGGCAGAAATTTTTAATTCAATCGGCAAAAGCAACAGCGAAAACATCGGTAAGTGTTTTAGGGCAGAATAGTGAGGTGATCGAATATAAAAGCGATGACGTAACATGTTATTTTGAACAGACGGCTCAAGGTCTTCAGGTTTCGGTGGTTAAAGCGCAGCGCCTTTATGATGATCACCGTTGGCCAAATCCCGTCGTTATTAAAATCGATGGCGTAGAACCTGTGATCGATCGTGCTGTAAATGTGGAAACGGGAGCAAGCGAAACAACTGCAACAGGAGTAAAACTGGAAGGTATGGTGCATGATTTCGATGGGAAAGCAAGTAAAGCTTACTTTTATTACCGTCCTTATGCCGGCCAAGTGGAAACATTATATGCAGGCAAATGGTTGAAGACCAAAGAGGTCGCCATTGCCAAAGATGGAAAGTTTCAAATTGTCGCTCCTGAACTGAAAAAAGGGCAACAATATGAATACAAAGCCGTCGCTATTCAATCTGGATTATCTGTGGAAGCCGAAAGTAAAATTTATAGAGGTAATTAA
- a CDS encoding ligand-binding sensor domain-containing protein: MKIYANIYILLLSLIVYTSCTGQNKTDLPKDDIISRKKHGIPIAPNNITRNIKQDRKGNIWIAAFDGIFRYDGTSFTNITNRVTSARFFSVLEDRSGNFWFSSVGSGVFYYDGKSFRNFTTKNGLANDRVTEIYEDRNGIIWFSTESGASRFDGKSFRNFTTKDGLPSNNVNWIMEDKTGKFWVATQAGVYIYDGKTGTILTHNGTPFTNVRTIIEDKLGNIWLGGQDGLWRYNGGIFIRYTTSFVGYIYEDKTGNIWISANSAIKKKLVNDLPTNNNDSSWTISRYNKNSLQDNEVLPELIKTNEEMIFGIMEANDEAILFGTLHGVYRYDGKTFTDFKANSQIF, encoded by the coding sequence ATGAAAATCTACGCAAATATTTACATCCTGTTATTGAGTCTTATTGTTTACACTTCTTGTACAGGGCAAAATAAAACAGACCTACCAAAAGACGACATTATTTCTAGAAAAAAGCATGGCATCCCCATCGCACCAAACAATATCACCCGCAATATAAAGCAGGATAGAAAGGGAAATATTTGGATTGCTGCATTTGACGGAATTTTTCGATATGATGGAACATCATTTACAAATATCACAAATCGCGTCACTTCAGCTCGCTTTTTTTCGGTTCTAGAAGATAGAAGTGGAAATTTTTGGTTCTCCTCTGTCGGCTCGGGTGTTTTTTACTACGATGGCAAATCCTTTCGTAATTTTACTACTAAAAATGGGCTAGCTAATGATCGGGTTACTGAAATCTATGAAGATAGAAACGGGATTATTTGGTTCAGCACGGAAAGCGGGGCAAGCCGTTTCGATGGAAAGTCTTTTCGAAATTTTACAACAAAAGATGGCCTCCCCAGCAATAATGTCAACTGGATCATGGAAGACAAAACTGGGAAATTCTGGGTGGCCACACAGGCTGGTGTTTATATTTATGATGGGAAGACAGGTACTATTTTAACCCACAATGGTACGCCTTTTACAAATGTTCGCACCATCATCGAAGATAAATTGGGCAATATTTGGCTAGGTGGTCAGGATGGGCTTTGGCGCTATAACGGAGGGATATTTATACGTTATACAACAAGTTTTGTCGGCTATATTTACGAAGACAAAACTGGTAACATCTGGATTAGTGCAAACAGTGCCATTAAAAAAAAGTTAGTAAATGACTTACCGACCAATAATAACGATAGCTCATGGACAATTTCCCGCTATAACAAGAATTCCCTACAGGATAACGAGGTGCTTCCTGAACTAATAAAGACTAATGAAGAAATGATTTTCGGAATTATGGAAGCGAATGATGAAGCTATTTTGTTTGGAACTTTACATGGAGTGTATCGTTATGATGGCAAGACTTTTACTGACTTCAAAGCTAATTCTCAAATTTTCTGA
- a CDS encoding gluconate:H+ symporter, producing the protein MTILILFACIALLIILISYARLHTFISFLLVSILAGFLLGLPTEKIAPAIEKGIGDILGGLLILITFGAMFGKVVAESGAAQRIAEVMMKLFGEKNMQWAMVCIGFVIGIPLFYGIGFVLMVPLIFTVVYRYKLPAVYIGLPMLAALSVTHGFLPPHPSPAALVVQFGADMGLTLAYGFTLAIPAIVLAGPVFSKYLKKMPSEPLATFTAKSIPSEALPGTFNSFFTALLPVLLLLLVTGASMLWGDQAQFATVLSFIGAPSVVLLIAFGYALVTLGLLRKTDMATLMQYCVEALKDVTPILLIIAGSGALKEILTATSVDQEIADKLQGLPLDPLILGWLMAALIRACVGSATVAGLTTASMVIPLMEQAGTNPNLMVLAIGAGSLAFSHVNDAGFWMFKEYFNLTVKNTFLSWSIMESLVAIIGLIGVLIINYFLI; encoded by the coding sequence ATGACTATATTGATACTGTTTGCCTGTATTGCCTTGCTGATTATCTTAATTAGTTACGCACGGCTACACACTTTTATCTCTTTTCTATTGGTGTCTATTTTGGCTGGTTTTCTTTTGGGATTGCCAACAGAAAAAATTGCTCCGGCTATAGAAAAAGGGATCGGCGATATCTTGGGCGGCTTATTGATCCTCATCACCTTTGGAGCCATGTTTGGTAAGGTGGTTGCCGAAAGCGGCGCAGCACAGCGTATTGCGGAAGTGATGATGAAGCTCTTTGGCGAAAAGAACATGCAGTGGGCAATGGTGTGTATTGGTTTCGTGATCGGGATACCGTTGTTTTACGGAATCGGCTTCGTCTTGATGGTGCCGTTGATCTTTACCGTTGTCTATCGTTATAAATTGCCGGCCGTGTATATCGGTCTGCCTATGTTGGCAGCATTGTCCGTTACGCATGGTTTTTTACCGCCACATCCCTCTCCGGCAGCGTTGGTTGTTCAATTTGGCGCCGATATGGGGCTTACGCTGGCTTATGGTTTTACGTTAGCTATTCCCGCAATTGTTCTTGCCGGGCCTGTTTTTTCAAAATACCTGAAAAAGATGCCTAGCGAACCTTTGGCAACATTCACGGCAAAAAGTATACCGTCGGAAGCCTTACCCGGAACGTTCAATAGCTTCTTTACAGCCTTGCTGCCCGTGTTGTTATTATTGTTAGTAACCGGAGCAAGCATGCTTTGGGGCGATCAGGCGCAATTCGCAACCGTTTTGTCATTTATTGGCGCGCCGTCGGTTGTATTGCTAATTGCCTTTGGATATGCCTTAGTGACCCTCGGCCTATTACGCAAGACCGATATGGCTACCTTGATGCAATATTGTGTGGAGGCGTTAAAAGATGTGACCCCCATCTTATTAATCATTGCCGGATCGGGCGCTTTGAAGGAGATTTTAACAGCAACATCCGTCGATCAGGAAATTGCGGATAAATTACAAGGGTTACCATTAGATCCGTTAATTTTGGGTTGGTTGATGGCCGCGCTCATCCGGGCTTGTGTAGGCTCTGCAACAGTCGCCGGATTGACGACGGCCAGTATGGTTATTCCGCTGATGGAGCAGGCCGGAACAAATCCTAACCTGATGGTGTTAGCGATCGGTGCCGGAAGTCTGGCTTTTTCACATGTGAATGATGCCGGATTTTGGATGTTTAAAGAGTATTTCAACCTTACGGTGAAAAATACCTTTCTCAGTTGGTCCATTATGGAATCGCTGGTGGCTATTATCGGCTTGATCGGTGTACTCATCATCAACTATTTTTTAATTTAA
- a CDS encoding D-TA family PLP-dependent enzyme, with translation MNRVEAWYTVDSEQEIDSPALLIFPERIRHNIQLAIAMIGDVKRLRPHVKTHKSKHITQLQQEAGIQKFKCATIAEAQMLADCGAEDVLLAYPVQGPKVARLLRLIQQYPQTRFSTLIDAVSSAKEIARMANELNLSVDVFVDLDLGMGRTGILLGDEALALYRFAASTEGLNCRGFHGYDGHVRDLELEKRKIRCEHSLKSILKMTAVLQAEGIAKPELVMGGSPTFPVYVDYPEVECSPGTFVLWDKGYTDLLPEQHFLPAAVLLARVVSIPAENHLCLDLGYKAVASENPLENRFFFLNATGIIAVGQSEEHLVVRHRAEEIYAIGDIFYALPVHVCPTVALYDELYVVNDGQLTATWQVDARGR, from the coding sequence ATGAATAGAGTTGAAGCGTGGTACACCGTAGATTCCGAACAAGAGATTGATTCGCCGGCCTTACTCATTTTTCCAGAACGTATTCGTCACAATATACAACTTGCCATAGCGATGATTGGGGATGTGAAACGTCTTCGTCCGCATGTTAAAACCCATAAAAGCAAACACATCACCCAATTACAGCAGGAAGCAGGCATTCAGAAATTCAAATGTGCGACAATCGCGGAAGCGCAAATGCTTGCAGATTGTGGTGCGGAAGATGTTTTGTTAGCCTATCCTGTGCAAGGTCCGAAAGTTGCAAGACTGCTGCGTCTTATACAGCAGTATCCGCAAACGCGCTTTTCAACCTTGATCGATGCGGTTTCTTCGGCTAAGGAAATTGCGCGCATGGCAAACGAGTTGAACCTTTCTGTGGATGTTTTTGTAGATCTCGATTTGGGCATGGGACGCACAGGAATATTACTCGGCGACGAGGCACTGGCTTTATACCGTTTTGCGGCAAGCACGGAAGGATTGAACTGTCGTGGTTTTCACGGCTATGATGGTCATGTTCGTGATTTGGAACTTGAAAAGCGAAAAATACGTTGTGAGCATTCATTAAAGTCAATTTTGAAGATGACTGCGGTATTGCAAGCAGAAGGAATTGCAAAACCCGAGCTTGTGATGGGAGGTTCGCCTACTTTTCCGGTGTATGTTGATTATCCGGAAGTAGAATGCAGTCCGGGCACGTTCGTGCTATGGGATAAGGGGTATACGGATTTATTGCCAGAGCAGCATTTTCTACCAGCCGCCGTATTATTAGCGCGTGTTGTCTCTATTCCCGCAGAAAATCATCTCTGTTTGGATCTGGGCTATAAAGCCGTTGCTTCCGAAAACCCCTTGGAAAATAGGTTTTTCTTTTTGAATGCAACCGGTATCATTGCTGTAGGTCAGAGCGAAGAACACCTCGTTGTTCGTCATCGCGCCGAAGAGATATATGCTATTGGCGACATTTTTTACGCCTTACCGGTACATGTTTGTCCGACGGTAGCTTTATACGATGAGCTGTATGTTGTGAACGATGGTCAATTGACAGCAACTTGGCAAGTAGATGCTCGCGGCAGGTAA
- a CDS encoding winged helix-turn-helix domain-containing protein has protein sequence MKGIDDFDSAKREVLLRGIGHEVLLQTGDSTSRLLPIEKVAEDEYQIRFENEIAFQPETLVNTTRHLLAKARFVNDYIVNVVNCSNGSVTYGFAISGDRRDDIVPCIGREQPRACYIIHIKFQPTGMNTGKHIYLLGGLPFLACVGFIFVRSVKSQRILSNNHASKIFTFGSVVFDAEKQQLIKNDEPIELTGTETRLLLIFALSPNETIERSRLQKEIWEDNGVIVGRSLDMFISKLRKKMKFDPAIKIVVVRGKGYKLETTSKS, from the coding sequence ATGAAAGGAATTGACGACTTTGATAGCGCTAAAAGGGAAGTTTTACTCCGAGGGATTGGGCACGAAGTGCTATTACAAACGGGGGACAGTACGTCGCGATTACTTCCTATAGAAAAGGTTGCTGAAGATGAATACCAAATTAGGTTTGAAAACGAAATTGCCTTTCAACCAGAAACTCTCGTAAATACTACAAGGCATTTGTTGGCCAAAGCTCGATTTGTAAACGATTACATTGTTAACGTTGTGAATTGTAGCAACGGCAGTGTTACTTATGGATTTGCTATATCTGGGGATAGGAGAGATGATATTGTACCATGCATAGGAAGAGAGCAACCAAGGGCGTGTTACATAATTCACATTAAGTTCCAACCGACAGGAATGAATACCGGAAAGCACATATATCTTTTAGGAGGACTACCATTTTTGGCTTGTGTTGGTTTTATTTTTGTAAGATCTGTTAAATCTCAAAGAATCTTATCTAACAATCATGCTTCCAAGATATTCACTTTTGGTTCAGTTGTTTTCGATGCGGAGAAGCAGCAATTAATAAAAAATGACGAGCCCATAGAGCTGACTGGAACAGAAACACGTCTGCTACTTATTTTTGCTTTGTCTCCTAACGAGACCATTGAAAGAAGCCGTCTCCAAAAAGAGATTTGGGAAGATAATGGTGTTATCGTGGGACGTAGCTTAGATATGTTCATTTCAAAACTTAGAAAAAAAATGAAATTTGACCCCGCTATAAAAATTGTAGTTGTACGAGGCAAAGGCTATAAGCTTGAAACTACCTCTAAAAGTTGA
- a CDS encoding beta-N-acetylhexosaminidase, which translates to MEKFICLIYCLATLGFLSAQEARILPKPEQFSQGKAYLDFGNTLTFDYAKANLSADAIRHLENSLPKAMDLHVENYKEAQIIQLVIDTNRFATKEAYSLRVDSIGILLTASGEAGLFYGIQTFVQSIAAVDGEQAKWRIPHMKVEDQPRFDYRGAMLDVSRHFFSIDQLKQWLDILAYFKINTFHWHLTDDQGWRIEIKKYPELQKKAAYRNGTLIGHKKELPHRFDGKRYGGYYSQEEVKDLVAYARSKQITVIPEIEMPGHARAALSAYPQLGCTGGPYETAMFWGIFDDVYCAGKEETFAFLEDVLSEVIPLFPGQYIHIGGDECLKDKWRVCPHCQKRIEQEHLKDEFALQSYFMQRISDFVNSKGKRIIGWDEILEGGLVKDATIMSWTGEEGGIHAAKAGHDAIMSPEKYVYLDYYQSLAPEEPLAAGGYTSLEKIYTYQPVSAVLSAEEAKHIIGVQANLWSEYLDSEDQVEYMLFPRILALAEIAWTGGKQKDFADFVTRVQSFYPFFKAADIHYADVLSDVEDSIAVDGKGRLSVQLKTADPDLEIRYSTKGTDYSQFRPYKKAVSMSKACTLYAQTFRAGQPVGRLHTRKINYSLSTGRTVVLASETHGNYKVNPAVLSDGKQGTSRYNDGAWIGASGGDVQATVDLGRVCAVSEVETYFLNYVWQKMWLPTTVQILVSRNGKDYETIFEGKPQGSNGINAFKASFRKTKARFVQIKAVNQGKIPAGYYGAGGKPWLLLDELSVY; encoded by the coding sequence ATGGAGAAATTTATCTGTTTAATCTATTGTCTCGCTACCCTTGGTTTCTTAAGTGCGCAGGAAGCCCGGATTTTGCCTAAGCCGGAGCAATTCTCGCAAGGAAAAGCGTACCTAGATTTTGGTAATACGCTTACCTTTGATTACGCAAAAGCCAATCTATCTGCGGACGCGATCCGTCACTTAGAAAACAGTCTTCCAAAAGCTATGGACCTGCATGTCGAAAATTACAAGGAGGCGCAGATCATTCAGTTAGTTATAGATACCAATCGTTTTGCGACAAAAGAAGCCTATAGCTTGCGCGTTGACTCAATAGGAATCCTGCTTACTGCTTCCGGCGAAGCCGGACTATTTTACGGCATACAGACCTTTGTACAGTCCATAGCAGCCGTAGATGGCGAGCAAGCGAAATGGCGTATTCCGCATATGAAGGTAGAAGATCAACCACGTTTCGACTACCGAGGTGCCATGTTGGATGTTAGTCGGCATTTTTTTAGTATCGATCAATTGAAGCAGTGGCTGGATATATTGGCCTATTTTAAAATCAATACCTTTCATTGGCATTTGACGGATGACCAAGGCTGGCGCATAGAAATTAAGAAGTATCCGGAACTGCAAAAGAAGGCAGCCTATCGCAACGGAACGTTGATTGGTCACAAAAAAGAACTCCCACATCGTTTCGACGGGAAACGTTACGGCGGCTATTATAGCCAAGAAGAAGTAAAAGACTTGGTGGCCTATGCACGCTCCAAGCAAATTACCGTTATTCCGGAGATTGAAATGCCCGGACATGCACGCGCAGCACTGTCGGCTTATCCACAGTTAGGTTGTACCGGAGGCCCGTATGAAACCGCCATGTTTTGGGGTATTTTTGATGATGTCTACTGTGCAGGGAAAGAAGAAACGTTCGCCTTTTTAGAAGATGTGTTGTCTGAAGTCATTCCATTATTTCCCGGTCAATATATTCACATCGGAGGCGATGAATGTTTGAAAGATAAATGGCGTGTTTGTCCGCATTGTCAAAAGCGGATCGAGCAAGAGCATTTAAAAGACGAATTTGCATTGCAAAGTTACTTTATGCAACGCATCTCCGATTTTGTCAACAGCAAGGGCAAACGCATTATCGGATGGGATGAAATTCTAGAAGGCGGCTTGGTGAAAGATGCAACGATTATGAGTTGGACAGGAGAAGAAGGGGGGATTCATGCGGCAAAAGCAGGGCATGACGCGATTATGAGTCCGGAAAAATATGTCTACTTGGATTATTATCAATCGTTAGCGCCCGAAGAACCGCTTGCAGCAGGGGGCTACACATCGTTAGAAAAGATTTATACCTATCAACCTGTTTCAGCGGTGCTATCTGCGGAAGAAGCAAAGCATATCATAGGTGTACAGGCAAATCTTTGGAGCGAGTATCTGGATAGCGAAGACCAAGTCGAATATATGCTATTTCCGCGCATACTTGCGCTTGCAGAAATCGCTTGGACAGGCGGTAAGCAGAAAGATTTTGCGGATTTTGTAACACGCGTACAAAGCTTTTATCCGTTTTTTAAAGCCGCTGATATTCACTATGCGGATGTGCTCTCCGATGTAGAGGATAGCATAGCTGTTGATGGGAAAGGGCGGCTAAGCGTACAGCTTAAGACCGCAGATCCCGATCTTGAAATTCGGTATAGCACAAAAGGGACCGATTACAGTCAGTTTAGGCCCTATAAAAAAGCGGTGAGCATGAGCAAAGCCTGTACACTGTATGCACAGACTTTTCGCGCAGGGCAGCCTGTTGGACGTTTGCATACACGGAAGATTAATTACAGTTTAAGCACGGGACGCACCGTTGTTTTGGCAAGCGAAACCCATGGCAACTATAAAGTCAATCCAGCGGTGCTCAGCGATGGAAAGCAAGGTACGAGCCGTTACAATGACGGCGCTTGGATTGGGGCTTCAGGCGGTGATGTTCAGGCTACCGTGGACTTGGGACGTGTTTGTGCAGTTTCTGAGGTAGAAACGTATTTCCTTAACTATGTTTGGCAAAAGATGTGGTTGCCAACGACGGTGCAGATTTTGGTTTCTAGGAATGGAAAAGATTACGAAACAATATTCGAGGGAAAGCCGCAAGGTTCCAATGGAATTAATGCATTTAAGGCTAGTTTTAGAAAGACAAAAGCACGTTTTGTACAAATTAAAGCTGTAAATCAAGGGAAGATTCCAGCCGGTTATTATGGAGCGGGAGGGAAGCCTTGGTTACTGCTAGATGAATTGTCGGTTTATTAA